In Nocardia asteroides, a single genomic region encodes these proteins:
- a CDS encoding 3-hydroxybutyryl-CoA dehydrogenase — protein MRKIGVVGGGTMGAGIAEVCLRAGSDVVILEVKSEYADAARRRVRDSLDRAVRKGKLAEADAAAVLERLRVSTDYSDLAERDLVIEAAPEIEELKRQIFTRLDEVTGKDTILATNTSSIPVIKMATATRRPERVVGVHFFNPVPVMPLVEIISTLVTDDDAAGAVADYVTGTLGKTAVRAGDRAGFIVNALLIPYLCQAVRMLDSGYASAEDIDTAMKGGCGYPMGPLTLLDTIGLDVALSAAESLYGEFAEPHQAPPALLRRMVDAGHLGKKSGRGFYRY, from the coding sequence GTGCGGAAGATCGGCGTTGTCGGCGGCGGCACCATGGGTGCCGGAATCGCGGAGGTCTGCCTGCGGGCGGGCAGCGATGTCGTGATCCTCGAGGTCAAGAGCGAGTACGCCGACGCCGCGCGCCGGCGGGTGCGGGACTCCCTCGACCGGGCGGTACGCAAGGGCAAGCTCGCCGAGGCGGACGCCGCGGCGGTGCTCGAGCGGCTGCGGGTGAGCACCGACTACAGCGACCTGGCCGAGCGCGACCTCGTCATCGAGGCCGCGCCCGAGATCGAGGAGCTCAAGCGGCAGATCTTCACCCGGCTCGACGAGGTGACCGGCAAGGACACGATCCTGGCCACCAACACCTCCTCCATCCCGGTGATCAAGATGGCCACCGCCACCCGCAGGCCCGAGCGGGTCGTCGGCGTGCACTTCTTCAACCCCGTCCCGGTGATGCCGCTGGTCGAGATCATCTCGACCCTCGTCACCGACGACGACGCCGCCGGGGCCGTCGCCGACTACGTCACCGGCACCCTCGGCAAGACGGCCGTGCGCGCCGGGGACCGGGCCGGGTTCATCGTCAACGCCCTGCTCATCCCCTACCTGTGCCAGGCAGTGCGGATGCTCGACTCCGGCTACGCCTCGGCCGAGGACATCGACACCGCCATGAAGGGCGGCTGCGGCTACCCCATGGGCCCGCTGACCCTGCTCGACACCATCGGCCTCGACGTCGCGCTCTCGGCCGCGGAGTCGCTGTACGGCGAGTTCGCCGAGCCGCATCAGGCGCCGCCCGCGCTGCTGCGCCGCATGGTCGATGCCGGGCACCTCGGGAAGAAGTCCGGTCGCGGGTTCTACCGGTACTGA
- a CDS encoding dihydrofolate reductase family protein, which produces MAELLGDFITSLDGYASGAGWPGFWGLEGPEYLAWLGEQPEATHLMGANTYRLMSGFATGAVPDGQDEFRPDEQASVDGLTAAPKVVFSSSLEQPLTWANCTLVRDDAVEAVRGMKARGPGLLTTIGSLSLCRSLLRAGLVDRFRVVMFPVITGATGAERIYDGYPDIALEMIEHRTFDGGIQLVEYRPRVLDHPPLGAPTTVPAQHEAPSPS; this is translated from the coding sequence ATGGCGGAGCTTCTCGGCGACTTCATCACCTCCCTCGACGGCTACGCGTCGGGAGCGGGCTGGCCCGGGTTCTGGGGCCTCGAGGGTCCGGAGTACCTCGCCTGGCTCGGCGAACAGCCGGAGGCCACCCACCTGATGGGGGCGAACACCTACCGCCTGATGTCGGGCTTCGCCACCGGCGCGGTCCCCGACGGCCAGGACGAGTTCCGGCCGGACGAGCAGGCGTCCGTCGACGGGCTCACGGCAGCACCCAAGGTGGTCTTCTCCTCCTCGCTCGAACAGCCGTTGACGTGGGCCAACTGCACACTCGTGCGCGACGACGCGGTCGAGGCGGTCCGCGGCATGAAAGCGCGTGGCCCTGGCCTCCTCACCACGATCGGCAGCCTGAGCCTGTGCCGCTCCCTGCTGCGCGCCGGGCTCGTCGACCGATTCCGGGTCGTGATGTTCCCGGTCATCACCGGCGCCACCGGCGCGGAGCGGATCTACGACGGCTATCCCGATATCGCGCTCGAGATGATCGAACACCGCACCTTCGACGGCGGCATCCAGTTGGTCGAGTACCGGCCACGCGTCCTCGACCATCCCCCGCTCGGTGCGCCGACCACGGTGCCGGCACAGCACGAAGCGCCCTCGCCGTCGTAA
- a CDS encoding cytochrome P450, producing the protein MTSLDTIDVFDQERYLDGPPYDDFAILRRQAPVFHHPDPEVPEGHWALTRHADIVHVARHPELFSSERKGSQPQEFDEVAIDVQRRMMIHQDPPRHSRVRSLVNRGFTPRAIQRVRPRVVAECEALVDQAIAVGEFDLVRTLAAELPLIVIAELMGIPRADRQHIFEWSRAIAGQTDHEQGGAEQTRRAVIEMSGYASELGNERRRCPLEDTVTRMVSKDEHGNELTDEEFQAFFILMTVAGNETTRYSIAGGVEAFARFPDQWARLRNDPELAPTAAEEIVRWVSPTKVFRRTTTADTEVGGRLIPAGEKIMAHLVSANRDEAVFAEPEKFDIGRNPNPHLGFGGGGPHFCIGKHLAVMEIEIMFATLARKLALIEITGPTPRLRSYQFTGIVEMPVRVVPA; encoded by the coding sequence TTGACCAGTCTCGACACCATCGATGTCTTCGATCAGGAGCGTTACCTCGACGGGCCGCCCTACGACGATTTCGCGATCCTGCGGCGGCAGGCGCCGGTCTTCCACCACCCCGACCCCGAGGTGCCGGAGGGGCACTGGGCACTGACCCGGCACGCCGACATCGTGCACGTGGCGCGGCATCCGGAGCTGTTCTCCTCCGAGCGCAAGGGCTCACAGCCGCAGGAGTTCGACGAGGTCGCCATCGACGTCCAGCGCCGCATGATGATTCATCAGGATCCGCCCCGGCACAGCCGGGTTCGCTCCCTGGTGAATCGCGGTTTCACTCCGCGCGCCATCCAGCGGGTGCGGCCGCGGGTGGTCGCCGAATGCGAGGCGCTGGTGGATCAGGCGATCGCCGTCGGCGAGTTCGACCTCGTGCGCACGCTCGCCGCCGAGTTGCCGCTGATCGTGATCGCCGAACTCATGGGGATTCCGCGCGCGGACCGGCAGCACATCTTCGAATGGTCGCGGGCGATCGCCGGTCAGACCGATCACGAGCAGGGCGGTGCCGAGCAGACCCGGCGAGCGGTCATCGAGATGTCCGGATACGCCTCGGAGCTGGGGAACGAGCGCCGCCGCTGCCCGCTGGAGGACACGGTGACGCGGATGGTCAGCAAGGACGAGCACGGGAATGAACTCACCGACGAGGAGTTCCAGGCCTTCTTCATCCTGATGACCGTCGCGGGCAACGAGACCACCCGCTATTCGATCGCGGGTGGCGTCGAGGCCTTCGCTCGGTTTCCCGACCAGTGGGCCCGGCTGCGGAACGATCCCGAACTGGCGCCGACCGCCGCCGAGGAGATCGTGCGCTGGGTCTCGCCGACCAAGGTCTTCCGCCGCACCACGACCGCGGACACCGAGGTGGGTGGCCGGCTCATCCCCGCGGGGGAGAAGATCATGGCGCACCTGGTTTCGGCCAACCGGGACGAGGCGGTCTTCGCCGAGCCCGAGAAGTTCGACATCGGCCGCAACCCCAACCCGCACCTCGGTTTCGGCGGGGGCGGCCCGCACTTCTGCATCGGCAAACACCTGGCGGTGATGGAGATCGAGATCATGTTCGCCACACTCGCGCGCAAACTGGCGCTGATCGAGATCACCGGCCCGACTCCTCGGCTCCGGTCGTACCAGTTCACCGGCATCGTCGAGATGCCGGTACGCGTCGTGCCCGCTTGA
- a CDS encoding MFS transporter, translated as MIVTCQLMVAVDSNVVNIALPEIQSGLGMSALALAWVFSAYSLAYGGLLLLGGRAGDILGRRRMFIWGLSLVVAASVLGGIAPNEAVLIAARALQGAGFAFAGPAALSMIAATFADGPERTRALGVFSMVTGFGITLGLVLGGVLTTLSWRLVFFINVPIGLVTILLAARYLTETERHRGRFDLLGAIVSTLGMVGIVYGLTNGANGWTDPATLAPILTGLALVALFVRIERRAAQPIMPLRLLHDPVRAGAYLTFVLLMASMAGTYILLSLYLQDALGFGPLQAGLAFLPMAAVQFAVAKTAPALIARFGRGPMLLTGVLLMMLEAVWLTTTSESSNYVTGVLGPFVLLGAGLSLAFVTLNLTVLGGLEPRDMGAASGLLQATQQIGLSLGVAVLTTLYQSAGDQHPNGAAGSREVLAHGLSTAVLAAVGFTGAALLIGLFVARRTPKTAAAR; from the coding sequence GTGATCGTGACCTGTCAGCTCATGGTCGCGGTGGACAGCAACGTGGTCAATATCGCCCTGCCCGAGATCCAGTCGGGGCTCGGCATGTCCGCGCTCGCGCTGGCGTGGGTCTTCAGCGCGTACTCCCTGGCCTACGGCGGACTGCTGCTGCTCGGCGGCCGCGCCGGCGACATCCTCGGCAGACGGCGGATGTTCATCTGGGGCCTGTCCCTCGTCGTCGCCGCCTCCGTGCTCGGCGGCATCGCCCCGAACGAGGCCGTGCTCATTGCCGCGCGCGCCCTGCAGGGTGCGGGCTTCGCCTTCGCCGGCCCCGCCGCGCTGTCGATGATCGCGGCGACCTTCGCCGACGGCCCGGAGCGCACCAGGGCACTCGGGGTGTTCTCCATGGTCACCGGCTTCGGCATCACCCTCGGGCTGGTCCTCGGCGGCGTGCTCACCACGCTGAGCTGGCGGCTGGTGTTCTTCATCAACGTGCCGATCGGGCTGGTGACCATCCTGCTCGCGGCCAGGTACCTCACCGAGACCGAACGCCACCGCGGCCGATTCGACCTGCTCGGCGCGATCGTCTCGACCCTGGGCATGGTCGGCATCGTCTACGGCCTCACCAACGGCGCGAACGGCTGGACCGACCCCGCCACCCTCGCACCGATACTCACCGGCCTCGCCCTGGTGGCGCTGTTCGTCCGCATCGAACGCCGCGCCGCCCAACCGATCATGCCGCTGCGGCTGCTGCACGACCCGGTCCGCGCGGGCGCCTACCTGACCTTCGTCCTGCTCATGGCCTCCATGGCGGGCACCTACATCCTGCTCTCGCTCTACCTCCAGGACGCGCTCGGCTTCGGCCCGCTCCAGGCCGGGCTGGCCTTCCTGCCAATGGCCGCGGTCCAATTCGCCGTGGCGAAGACCGCACCCGCGCTCATCGCGCGGTTCGGGCGCGGACCGATGCTGCTCACCGGTGTGCTCCTGATGATGCTGGAAGCGGTGTGGCTGACCACCACCAGCGAGTCGAGCAATTACGTGACCGGTGTCCTCGGCCCGTTCGTCCTGCTCGGCGCCGGGCTCAGCCTCGCCTTCGTCACCCTGAACCTGACAGTGCTCGGCGGGCTGGAACCCCGGGACATGGGTGCGGCCTCCGGGCTGCTCCAGGCCACCCAGCAGATCGGGCTCTCCCTCGGCGTCGCGGTACTGACCACGCTCTACCAGTCCGCCGGCGACCAGCACCCGAACGGCGCCGCAGGCAGCAGGGAAGTACTGGCACACGGCCTTTCCACGGCGGTGCTCGCGGCCGTCGGTTTCACGGGGGCGGCGTTGCTCATCGGCTTGTTCGTCGCCAGGCGCACGCCGAAGACGGCTGCCGCCCGATGA
- a CDS encoding TetR/AcrR family transcriptional regulator, giving the protein MTVHDIDSLPVSRAERRSQTRQAILDAAGELFAERGYLETTVRAIAQQAEVDPALVMQHFGTKGALFDQVAGIPVTLDDALEGPPEELGERLLRHAFADVDRKDDRTMPVLRSMLTHPEAAHAVRCAIMNPESSPWTRVVVGADAERRSALIGTLVLGVLLARYMVPIPGVADAPAERLVELLGPCLRPLVVADPPGAAAEPESALDALVEAEAERRSAAERVDERARAALAAGASYGDIGRALGMSRQAARKRWPHSADTLG; this is encoded by the coding sequence GTGACCGTGCACGACATCGACAGCCTTCCGGTCAGCCGGGCCGAACGGCGCAGCCAGACCAGGCAGGCGATCCTCGACGCCGCCGGTGAGCTCTTCGCCGAGCGCGGCTACCTGGAGACGACGGTGCGGGCCATCGCGCAGCAGGCCGAGGTCGACCCGGCGCTGGTGATGCAGCACTTCGGGACGAAGGGTGCACTGTTCGACCAGGTCGCGGGCATCCCGGTCACCCTCGACGACGCGCTGGAGGGGCCGCCGGAGGAGCTGGGGGAGCGGTTGCTGCGGCACGCGTTCGCCGATGTGGACCGCAAGGACGACCGGACCATGCCGGTGCTGCGCTCCATGCTCACCCATCCCGAGGCCGCCCACGCGGTGCGCTGCGCGATCATGAATCCCGAGAGCAGCCCGTGGACGCGGGTCGTGGTCGGTGCGGATGCCGAGCGGCGCTCCGCCCTCATCGGCACGCTTGTCCTGGGGGTTCTGCTGGCGCGGTACATGGTGCCGATCCCGGGGGTGGCCGACGCACCGGCGGAGCGGCTCGTCGAACTGCTCGGCCCCTGCCTGCGTCCGCTGGTCGTCGCGGATCCGCCCGGAGCGGCCGCGGAGCCGGAGTCGGCGCTGGATGCCCTGGTCGAGGCTGAGGCCGAGCGCCGGTCGGCGGCCGAGCGGGTGGACGAACGCGCCAGGGCGGCGCTGGCCGCCGGGGCGTCCTACGGCGATATCGGCCGCGCTCTCGGGATGAGCAGGCAGGCTGCGCGCAAGCGGTGGCCGCACAGCGCCGACACCCTGGGATGA